Proteins co-encoded in one Cytophaga hutchinsonii ATCC 33406 genomic window:
- a CDS encoding ABC transporter ATP-binding protein, translating to MVIAELKNASKEYQMGDQTITALQSTNFKVNDGELLLIIGPSGSGKTTLLSLIGCVIYPSKGELTVDNEHVNGMSQSQMARLRLNTIGFVFQNFNLIAPLNAFDNVILPLQLQGVASGEAKERTEKALEKVGMLDRKKNLPKQLSGGQQQRIAIARALVTNPKIILCDEPTASLDKDSVSVVMNELKSLAENGKAVVVVTHDPRLKEYAHRIVEVKNGTVTELTDLNQNL from the coding sequence ATGGTAATTGCAGAATTAAAAAATGCTTCGAAAGAATATCAGATGGGAGACCAGACCATTACGGCGCTCCAATCAACAAATTTCAAAGTAAACGATGGAGAACTTCTCCTGATCATCGGGCCTTCCGGCTCAGGCAAAACAACCCTGCTATCCCTGATCGGTTGTGTTATCTACCCAAGTAAAGGTGAACTTACCGTAGATAATGAACATGTGAATGGTATGAGCCAAAGCCAGATGGCCAGGCTTAGACTGAACACAATTGGTTTTGTATTCCAGAATTTCAACCTTATAGCTCCGTTAAATGCATTTGACAATGTGATCCTTCCCTTGCAATTGCAGGGAGTAGCTTCAGGTGAGGCCAAAGAACGCACAGAGAAAGCACTGGAAAAAGTAGGTATGCTGGATCGTAAAAAGAATTTACCCAAACAGCTATCCGGGGGGCAGCAACAACGCATCGCCATTGCACGTGCGCTTGTAACAAATCCTAAAATTATTTTATGTGATGAACCCACAGCATCGCTGGATAAAGATTCGGTAAGTGTAGTAATGAATGAATTAAAGTCGCTGGCAGAAAACGGGAAAGCTGTTGTGGTTGTTACACACGACCCGCGTTTAAAAGAATATGCACACCGGATTGTTGAAGTAAAAAATGGAACGGTTACAGAACTAACAGATTTAAATCAAAACTTATGA
- a CDS encoding MarR family winged helix-turn-helix transcriptional regulator, producing the protein MSDKVVELVNLWHAFEKENPKAEIQDFCKNYLLGQEVTEQPKPLFTETHPKGRVLGGALNRLYKMSIFYSKKNLVELEFKTLEDFVYLNNLKELGIVTKKQLIDKHVTEYTTGIEIIKRLINLGLVKEKHYPDDKRSTAIEITAKGKKMLQKCYPYMHQISDVLFDALTEKETYQLAALLTKLDNFHLNLYHNHREDSLDELHEIVKAIRS; encoded by the coding sequence ATGTCAGATAAAGTAGTTGAATTGGTTAATCTGTGGCATGCTTTTGAGAAGGAGAATCCCAAAGCTGAGATACAGGATTTCTGTAAGAATTATTTATTGGGTCAAGAGGTTACAGAACAGCCAAAGCCATTGTTTACCGAAACACATCCAAAGGGAAGGGTGCTGGGCGGTGCTTTAAACAGGCTGTATAAGATGTCAATCTTTTATTCTAAAAAGAATTTAGTGGAACTGGAATTCAAGACACTCGAAGATTTTGTATATCTGAATAATCTCAAAGAATTGGGAATTGTAACAAAAAAGCAATTGATTGATAAGCACGTTACAGAATATACAACCGGCATAGAGATCATAAAACGATTAATTAATCTTGGACTGGTAAAAGAAAAGCATTATCCGGATGATAAGCGTTCTACAGCTATTGAAATTACAGCGAAGGGTAAAAAAATGCTTCAAAAGTGTTATCCCTACATGCACCAGATAAGTGATGTGCTTTTTGATGCATTAACAGAAAAGGAAACATATCAGCTTGCAGCGTTGCTTACAAAGCTGGATAACTTTCACCTGAATTTGTATCACAATCACCGCGAAGACTCGCTTGATGAATTGCATGAAATAGTAAAGGCT